The following DNA comes from Methylophilus sp. 5.
TGGTATTACTGCTCGGCGGTGACCACAAGGCCACATTAACGCGCTGGCTGGCATTGGCTGGTAGCCTGCTCAGTTTTGTGGTGACGCTGCCGCTCTATACCTTGTTTGATGTACAAGATGGCTTTTTCCAGTTTGAAGAGTTGCTGCCCTGGGTGCCTGCTTTTAACATGCATTACCACCTTGGAGTGGATGGCTTCTCAATGCCACTGGTGTTGCTGACCAGCTTTACCACGGTGATTGTGGTGCTGGCGGCCTGGGAGGTGATTACCAAGCATATTGCCCAGTATATGGCTGCTTTCCTCATTATGAGTGGCATCATGATTGGCGTGTTTTCGTCATTAGACGCCATTCTCTATTACGTGTTTTGGGAGGCGATGCTGATCCCGATGTTCCTGGTGATTGGTATCTGGGGCGGGCCGAATCGTGTTTATGCAACGATTAAGTTTTTTCTGTATACCCTGCTTGGCTCATTGTTAATGCTAGTGGCCTTTATTTATCTTTATCACCAAACGGGTAGCTTTGAGTTGGCTGACTACTACTTGTTGCCGCTCAGCATGCAGGCACAAATTTATATCTTTATTGCTTTTTTCATGGCGTTTGCGGTAAAAATCCCCATGTGGCCAGTGCATACCTGGTTGCCAGATGCGCACGTTGAAGCGCCAACCGGTGGTTCTGTGGTGCTGGCGGCAATTGCGCTGAAGCTGGGTGGGTATAGTTTTCTGCGCTTTGCCATGCCAATCGCGCCGGATGCTGCCCATTATTTTAGTACCGCCATGGTTGTATTGTCATTGATCGCGGTGGTGTACATTGCGCTGGTTGCCCTGGTGCAAAAAGACATGAAAAAACTGATTGCTTATTCGTCTATTTCGCACATGGGTTTTGTCACGCTGGGCTTTTTTATGTTTAGCCAGTTGGCACTCGAAGGCGCCGTGGTACAGATGATTTCGCACGGATTTATTTCCTCCGCGATGTTCCTTAGTGTAGGGGTGTTGTATGACCGCGTACACAGCCGTGAAATTTCCGCCTATGGTGGTGTAGTCAACAAAATGCCGGTATTTTCTGCGTTTGCTGTGTTGTTTGCCATGGCCAATAGTGGCTTGCCGGGCACTTCTGGCTTCGTCGGTGAGTTTATGGTGATTCTGGCGGCGGTAAAATTTAATTTCTGGGTCGGTTTTCTTGCGGCAACCACCTTGATCTTTGGCGCGGCTTATACCTTGTGGATGACCAAACGCGTGTTTTTTGGCAATGTGACTAATCATCATGTCGCCGAGCTCAGTGATCTAAACAAGCGTGAATTCCTGATTCTAGGCATATTGGCATTGTTGGTGATTGGGTTTGGTGTGTATCCGCAACCGCTGACTGAAGTGATGCAGGCCACCAGTACTGAGTTCTTGAAACATATGGCAATTTCCAAATTGCCGGTCACCGGCTATTAAGGCAGGATGTTAGAAAATGGATAATATGCAATTCGATTTGCTCACCCTGTTGCCGGAACTGGTCGTCATGGGCATGGCCATGTTTATTTTGTTACTGGATTTGTTCATCCTGCCAAAAAATCGCTTTATGATTTATGGCCTGAGCCAGTTCACCCTGTTTGCTGCTGCTTTTTTCACCTTTAAAACCCATACGCCTGCTGTCGGTTTTGCCTTTTCGCATATGTTTATCGACGACACTTTGTCAGATGTGATTAAACTGATGATGTATCTCGGCACCTCGTTAATCCTGGTCTATACGCGCAAATATCTGCAAGACCGCCATCTGTATCGTGGCGAGTTTTATGCCATGGTCTTGTTTGGCTTGTTGGGCATGATGATCATGGTGTCTGGCCATAATATGCTGACGATTTACATCGGCCTTGAACTGCTGTCGCTATGCTTGTATTCACTGGTGGCGTTTGACCGCGATAATCCTAAAGCATCAGAAGCGGCCATGAAGTACTTTGTATTGGGGGCGCTGGCGTCTGGCATGTTGCTGTATGGCATGAGCATGATATATGGCATGACCGGTAGCCTGGATGTGAGCGACATTGCCAATAGCATTGCACAACAATCTAAAAGCCCGGTGCTGATTCTGGGGCTGGTGTTTGTGGTGGCAGGGCTGGCCTTTAAATTTGGCGCGGTGCCATTTCAAATGTGGGTGCCAGATGTTTATCAAGGCTCACCAACGCCGATGACCTTGCTAATTGGCTCTGTGCCCAAGCTGGCTGCCTATGCCATGACGGTACGTTTACTGGTGCAGGGCTTGCATCCGCTGGCACTAGACTGGCAGGACATGCTGGTGTTGATGGCTGTGCTCTCTATCATCATCGGTAACTTTAGCGCCATTGTGCAAACCAACCTCAAGCGCATGTTGGCGTACTCCACCATCTCGCATGTGGGGTTTATCATGTTTGGAATGATGAGTGCAAACGCCAATGGCTTTGCCTCCAGCTTCTTCTACATTAGTGCTTATGTGC
Coding sequences within:
- a CDS encoding NADH-quinone oxidoreductase subunit M, which gives rise to MMQADLSSISWLSLAVWLPMLSGVLVLLLGGDHKATLTRWLALAGSLLSFVVTLPLYTLFDVQDGFFQFEELLPWVPAFNMHYHLGVDGFSMPLVLLTSFTTVIVVLAAWEVITKHIAQYMAAFLIMSGIMIGVFSSLDAILYYVFWEAMLIPMFLVIGIWGGPNRVYATIKFFLYTLLGSLLMLVAFIYLYHQTGSFELADYYLLPLSMQAQIYIFIAFFMAFAVKIPMWPVHTWLPDAHVEAPTGGSVVLAAIALKLGGYSFLRFAMPIAPDAAHYFSTAMVVLSLIAVVYIALVALVQKDMKKLIAYSSISHMGFVTLGFFMFSQLALEGAVVQMISHGFISSAMFLSVGVLYDRVHSREISAYGGVVNKMPVFSAFAVLFAMANSGLPGTSGFVGEFMVILAAVKFNFWVGFLAATTLIFGAAYTLWMTKRVFFGNVTNHHVAELSDLNKREFLILGILALLVIGFGVYPQPLTEVMQATSTEFLKHMAISKLPVTGY
- the nuoN gene encoding NADH-quinone oxidoreductase subunit NuoN, with product MDNMQFDLLTLLPELVVMGMAMFILLLDLFILPKNRFMIYGLSQFTLFAAAFFTFKTHTPAVGFAFSHMFIDDTLSDVIKLMMYLGTSLILVYTRKYLQDRHLYRGEFYAMVLFGLLGMMIMVSGHNMLTIYIGLELLSLCLYSLVAFDRDNPKASEAAMKYFVLGALASGMLLYGMSMIYGMTGSLDVSDIANSIAQQSKSPVLILGLVFVVAGLAFKFGAVPFQMWVPDVYQGSPTPMTLLIGSVPKLAAYAMTVRLLVQGLHPLALDWQDMLVLMAVLSIIIGNFSAIVQTNLKRMLAYSTISHVGFIMFGMMSANANGFASSFFYISAYVLMSIAGFGIILLLSRQGFEAEEINDLKGLNQRHPWFAFLMLIIMFSMAGIPPTIGFYAKFTVLQAAWQAGFTWQVVLAVLMATIGAFYYLNIVRKMYFDAPEDHTPLTAPLDMRLILSVHAMALLGLGLFPEVLLSVCGHSLLISLQ